A stretch of Aureispira sp. CCB-E DNA encodes these proteins:
- a CDS encoding NAD(P)-dependent oxidoreductase has product MKIGIIREGKVPPDSRVLFTPKQCATLQEKYDLQFVVQPSPGRCLPDEAYASEGIKVQEDVSDCDVLMGIKEVPKEQLIPNKKYFFFSHTIKAQPYNRALLQKILEENITLFDYEVLTNEKKQRVIAFGRFAGIVGAHNGMMTYGNRTGAFELKQMHKYDDYAAAIAYYKTLSFPKMKIVVTGTGRVANGAAEVFDHMEIRKVSPQDFLEKEYDEAVYTQLDCEHYAAPKEDKPFELMDFYQNPQNYKSIFEPYTKVADLMVNGIYWANEAPAFFTKAAMKEEDFNIKVIADVTCDIAPVASIPSTLFATTIAKPVFGYDPESESAVEPYQAHTIDMMTIDNLPNELPKDASKSFGEQFTAHVIEELLGLKNTGMLERAMIAKDGQLGPHFQYLTDYVQGA; this is encoded by the coding sequence ATGAAAATAGGAATTATTAGAGAAGGAAAAGTGCCACCAGATTCTAGAGTATTGTTCACACCCAAGCAGTGTGCCACTTTACAAGAGAAATACGATCTTCAGTTTGTTGTACAACCGTCACCAGGGCGCTGTTTGCCAGATGAAGCGTATGCATCAGAGGGAATTAAAGTGCAAGAGGATGTTTCCGATTGTGACGTATTGATGGGAATTAAAGAAGTTCCTAAAGAGCAGCTGATTCCTAACAAAAAATACTTTTTCTTTTCACACACAATCAAAGCACAACCATATAATCGTGCTTTACTACAAAAAATCTTAGAGGAGAACATCACTTTGTTTGATTATGAGGTGTTAACGAACGAGAAAAAACAACGAGTGATTGCTTTTGGGCGTTTTGCAGGAATTGTTGGCGCGCACAATGGTATGATGACTTATGGCAATCGTACAGGAGCATTTGAACTAAAACAAATGCACAAATACGACGATTATGCTGCTGCAATAGCTTATTACAAAACATTGTCCTTTCCTAAAATGAAAATTGTTGTGACAGGAACTGGACGTGTTGCCAATGGTGCGGCAGAAGTATTCGACCATATGGAGATAAGAAAGGTTAGCCCTCAAGATTTTTTAGAAAAGGAGTACGATGAAGCTGTTTATACACAGTTGGATTGTGAGCATTATGCAGCTCCTAAAGAAGATAAGCCCTTTGAATTGATGGATTTTTATCAAAATCCACAAAACTATAAATCAATCTTTGAGCCTTATACCAAAGTTGCTGATTTGATGGTCAATGGTATTTATTGGGCAAATGAGGCACCCGCTTTCTTTACTAAAGCTGCTATGAAGGAGGAAGATTTTAACATCAAGGTAATTGCCGATGTTACCTGTGATATTGCGCCAGTGGCTTCTATTCCATCTACTTTATTTGCTACAACAATTGCAAAGCCTGTATTTGGATATGATCCTGAATCGGAATCAGCTGTAGAGCCTTATCAAGCACATACGATTGATATGATGACAATTGACAATCTGCCTAATGAGTTGCCAAAAGATGCTTCAAAATCATTTGGAGAACAATTTACAGCGCATGTAATAGAGGAATTATTGGGACTCAAAAACACAGGAATGTTGGAACGAGCAATGATTGCTAAAGATGGACAACTTGGACCTCACTTTCAGTATTTAACAGATTATGTTCAAGGAGCATAA